One genomic region from Phragmites australis chromosome 1, lpPhrAust1.1, whole genome shotgun sequence encodes:
- the LOC133914702 gene encoding LRR receptor kinase SERK2-like: MAPAARSVVALAAAVLFFVMDAARAADDGEVRALLALGSALDPTGRLLPSWAPGRDPCAPAGRGGFEGVACDATGAVANVSLQGKGLAGTLSPAVAGLSALTGLYLHYNALRGGIPRELAALTGLTDLYLDVNNFAGPIPPEIGIMASLQVVQLCYNQLTGSIPTQLGNLTTLTVLALQSNRLNGAIPASLGDLPLLTRLDLSFNDLFGSIPVTLAQLPRLVALDVRNNSLTGSVPAELATKLQAGFQYGNNSDLCGTGLPALRPCTPADLIDPDRPQPFSAGIAPQVTPGGSSDGGGHGRCSGARCGPSTKALAAVVVVAVALLAATAAGLFALSWRRWRRQRIAGGSPPVAAGRCSSDAVAATKASSVRKSASSALASLEYSNAWDPLADGRGGAAGFGFSQEVSQSLRLSTEEVESATRYFSELNLLGRKKAGGGFSATYRGTLRDGTSVAVKRLGKTCCRQEEAEFLEGLKLLAELRHDNVVPLRGFCCSRARGECFLVYDFVPNGSLSQFLDVDAGSGRVLEWSTRISIIKGIAKGIEYLHSTRPNKPPLVHQNISADKVLLDHTYKPLISGCGLRKLLVDDLVFSSLKASAAMGYLAPEYTTVGRFSEKSDVYAFGVIVLQVLIGKRKTTQLPVVVESGDVEEIVDGNLQGSYSAAEAAKLAKIASVCTSENPDQRPPMVEVLQELATV, from the exons ATGGCCCCCGCCGCCCGCAGCGTCgtcgcgctcgccgccgccgtcctcttCTTCGTCATGGACGCGGCGCGCGCGGCGGACGACGGCGAGGTGCGCGCGCTGCTGGCACTGGGGTCCGCGCTGGACCCGACGGGCCGCCTGCTCCCGTCGTGGGCGCCCGGGCGTGACCCCTGCGCTCCAGCGGGGCGCGGCGGGTTCGAGGGCGTGGCCTGCGACGCGACAGGCGCGGTCGCCAACGTGTCGCTGCAGGGGAAGGGGCTCGCCGGCACGCTCTCGCCCGCCGTGGCCGGGCTCAGCGCGCTCACGGGGCTCTACCTCCACTACAACGCGCTCCGCGGTGGCATCCCACGCGAGCTCGCGGCGCTCACCGGCCTCACCGACCTCTACCTCGACGTCAACAACTTCGCCGGGCCCATCCCGCCGGAGATCGGCATCATGGCCTCCCTGCAAG TGGTGCAGCTCTGCTACAACCAGCTCACCGGGAGCATCCCCACGCAGCTCGGGAACCTGACGACGCTCACCGTGCTGGCCCTGCAATCTAACCGCCTCAACGGCGCCATCCCCGCCAGCCTCGGCGACCTGCCGCTGCTCACGCGGCTGGACTTGAGCTTCAACGACCTCTTCGGCTCCATCCCGGTCACGCTCGCGCAGCTGCCCCGCCTCGTGGCCCTGGACGTCAGGAACAACTCCCTCACCGGCAGCGTGCCTGCCG AACTGGCGACCAAGTTGCAGGCCGGGTTCCAGTACGGGAACAACAGCGACCTGTGCGGCACCGGGCTGCCCGCGCTCCGGCCGTGCACCCCGGCGGACCTCATCGACCCAGACAGGCCCCAGCCGTTCAGCGCCGGCATCGCGCCGCAGGTAACGCCGGGTGGTTCCTCCGATGGCGGCGGCCACGGGCGTTGCAGCGGAGCCCGCTGCGGACCTTCGACCAAGGCGCTCGctgccgtcgtcgtcgtcgccgtagCCCTCCTTGCGGCCACGGCGGCCGGTCTGTTCGCGCTCTCGTGGCGCCGGTGGCGCAGACAGAGGATCGCGGGGGGCTCGCCGCCggtcgccgccggccggtgcAGCAGCGATGCGGTTGCCGCTACGAAGGCGTCGTCGGTCCGCAAGAGCGCGTCGTCGGCGCTCGCGAGCCTGGAGTACTCGAACGCCTGGGACCCGCTCGCCGACGGGCGTGGCGGCGCCGCCGGGTTCGGGTTCTCGCAGGAGGTGTCCCAGAGCCTGCGGCTCAGCACGGAGGAAGTGGAGTCCGCGACGCGCTACTTCTCGGAGCTGAACCTCCTCGGGCGTAAGAAGGCCGGCGGCGGGTTCTCGGCCACGTACAGGGGCACGCTCCGCGACGGCACGTCCGTCGCCGTGAAGCGGCTTGGCAAGACATGCTGCAGGCAGGAGGAGGCCGAGTTCCTCGAGGGGCTGAAGCTGCTTGCCGAGCTCCGGCACGACAACGTCGTTCCGCTGAGGGGGTTCTGCTGCTCCAGGGCGCGGGGGGAGTGCTTCCTCGTCTACGACTTCGTGCCCAACGGGAGCTTGTCGCAGTTCCTCGATGTCGACGCCGGCAGCGGCCGTGTTCTGGAGTGGTCCACGAGGATCTCCATCATCAAGGGCATTGCCAAAG GAATTGAGTACTTGCACAGCACAAGACCAAACAAGCCCCCTCTTGTCCACCAAAACATCTCAGCGGACAAGGTCCTGCTGGACCACACCTACAAGCCTCTCATCTCCGGGTGCGGCCTGCGCAAGCTCCTCGTCGACGACCTCGTCTTCTCGAGCCTCAAGGCGAGCGCCGCCATGGGGTACCTCGCGCCGGAGTACACCACCGTCGGCCGGTTCTCGGAGAAGAGCGACGTCTACGCGTTCGGGGTGATCGTGCTCCAGGTGCTCATCGGCAAGAGGAAGACGACGCAGCTGCCCGTCGTCGTCGAGTCCGGTGACGTCGAGGAGATCGTCGACGGCAACCTGCAGGGGAGTTACTCTGCAGCCGAGGCCGCTAAGCTGGCGAAGATCGCGTCGGTTTGCACCAGCGAGAACCCGGACCAGAGGCCTCCAATGGTAGAGGTGCTCCAAGAATTGGCCACCGTGTGA